A genome region from Arachis duranensis cultivar V14167 chromosome 6, aradu.V14167.gnm2.J7QH, whole genome shotgun sequence includes the following:
- the LOC107493838 gene encoding predicted GPI-anchored protein 58: MASLAEVPWLDDDVTPPPPDAYDREVTIPWGGWVHEKSPARRRSRARAVVGTPSPSAPTAAPSSSTTAAPSSSTAPPAAPEPTYLLVQRLFRFLERERLHVRRRLDRMDQALISLGAELPPLPDSPASDEPDHQEEDAAAPTQQDASATTEPPQPHAEPIPPPQTDSAPTVVPSTDPPV; the protein is encoded by the coding sequence atggcgTCCCTCGCTGAGGTACCCTGGCTGGACGATGATGTGACACCACCACCCCCTGATGCATATGACAGGGAGGTTACTATTCcctggggtggttgggtgcacgagaagTCCCCAGCTAGACGCCGTTCTAGAGCTCGAGCAGTAGTAGGGACACCTTCACCATCAGCCCCTACTGCAGCCCCATCCTCTTCTACTACAGCAGCTCCATCTTCATCTACAGCTCCACCGGCAGCACCTGAGCCTACTTACCTATTGGTCCAGCGTCTATTCCGGTTTTTAGAGCGAGAGAGACTCCATGTCAGACGCCGATTAGATCGGATGGACCAGGCACTTATTTCTCTGGGTGCTGAGTTACCTCCACTTCCCGACTCTCCGGCCTCCGATGAGCCagatcatcaggaggaggatgcGGCGGCACCGACTCAGCAGGATGCCTCAGCCACTACAGAGCCACCACAGCCCCATGCGGAGCCGATCCCACCGCCTCAGACAGATTCAGCACCTACCGTTGTCCCTTCCACTGATCCTCcagtttag